The sequence aacctaagagagtgggttttacaaggtTTCCACAACCTATCGAGGCCTAGATAACAACTGCATATCCTGAAGGTACATTTTGGGAAACAAGGTTTTGACAAGGCATCGAAAATTTTCTACAAAGAAATCCATGAGGGTTTTGACAGACTCCCTCAACCAACATGAATGGCAGTAGCTGAAATACTCCCATACAccttctctccacctcaataggagagagaGCCACCTCAGTAGGACAAGGAGAGAAGACCAACTACGCAGACAAACCTCGCTCAATCAAAACCCCATGGAACCATTACACCTCTATAGGAGGGCGAGGCAACACATCATCAACTTCCCAAGAGCATTTTCCAGTCTCAACTGTAACATCCACCTTCAAATCAATAGAAGATTAGTCAAGTCCAACACCATCCATCTTCACCTCTAAAGAAGATACTGCCACCTCTATAGGTAGAACCAAAGAAAAccaaagatgttgaagtaaaaaccAAAAAGTAAGGGGTAAGCCAACCAAGGGGCCAATGAGGATAGAAACATACAAAACAACCCACATCGAAGGAACTCTAAATAGCATCCGAGGCACCAAACCACTAAACCAACCCCTCAAAGAGGGCCAAAAGTCAGAAAGGGtcaggagaagaaaaaggcaagaATGAACAACACCCTCGAGGAACAAATCAACATCCTTGGGAGCGAGACCAAGAATAACATGACCCCAAAAGTGGCCTCTGAGACAGCAAAAAGAGTAGACTCCCTTGAAACCCCTACTCCCGCCTTACCTCCCACTCGCCTCATTTCAAATTATTAATCTTGTAATAACTATTATTTTGTTTTATCAATTCCAAGGTAATATAAATCTATAGACGGTCAGTTTAGTtgaatatatcataataaagtaATTGTTATTGACATGATGAAAATTCCATGCTTGGTTACAAATTTGTTGCtagtatatgagtatatatatatgagaaattcaCTTAGGGAATCTAACATACATAGTCATCCGGGCGGAAAATGCAAAGTTCATTGCCTCCTCAAATCAAGCCTTACCCGCGAAGGTACCCTTTGAGAGAGGAGCTGAACATTTTAACTTTAGCATAGGgcgtaaaaaaattgaaaaacaaattgaCAACGGGAATCTAATATTCAACTAGATACTGTAAAGATCTCATGACCTGTTGTGTATcaggattcatctttccttgtaGCATCAGGATAACTTGAGCCATGCTTGGCCTCTCATTCTCATCCTTTAAAATGCATACCAGGCTTGCAAGAGTATCTCTTCTCACCTCCTCAACATCCGCATGTATCGCAATTCTTTCGTCCACAACGCTCATCATGTTTCCGTTTAGAATTTGAGTTGCAGCCCATATGGGAAAGTATTGCTTAGTGTGTTCCTTCACGCTCATGTCCACATTTCTTCGACCTGATATCATCTCCAGTAGCATCATGCCGAAGCTATACATGTCTGCCTTGGAAGTAATTACTAAGCCGTCGATCCACTCGGGAGCGATGTAACCTCGAGTTCCTCTCATGCTTGTCAAAACCCTGCTGAAATCTCTTCCCACCAACTTTGCCAGCCCAAAATCAGCCACCTTGGCGTTGAAATCACTATCAAGCAAAATGTTCTCGGGCTTTATATCAGAGTGGATGATTTGATCTCTGCATTCTTCGTGGAGATAAACTAAAGCTCGTGCAGTGCCCAAAGCAATCTCGAATCGTGTCTTCCAGTCCAACAGCTTTTGTGATCCAGCGAATAGAAAGGAATTGAGAGATCCGTTGGACATGTACTCGTAAACCAGTAGCCTTTGTGATCCTTCTGTGCAAAACCCGCAAAGCCGAACCAAATTGACATGCTGTATGTTTCCGATTGTGCTTATTTCTGCACGAAACTGCTTTTCTACCTGTGTAGACCCCTCTAATTTTTTAACTGCTACAAGGGTATTGTCTGGGAGAGCTCCTCTGAAGACAGAGCCAAATTCTCCTTTCCCTAATTGATTATAAATAACATCTTGTTAATGTTAAATTGATTTGCATTGATTCGAGTTGAgtgaattaaattataatttattaattgttgaatgaatgaactttaatttattagaattattttttttatagtttgtttacattgttaaaatttaaaattgatttttttgaagTTAGtagtaatgaaaaaaaaaaagaggagcgGGGGGGGTTTATTTAAAGTAAAATACAATTAggatttacaattaaaatttattttatgtatatatactaaggggtttatttagttaaaatttattcattagaatttggtaattaaaatttatttatgtcaatatagttgaaattaaatttataatctactCTTATAAGAAGGGATTTATTCTTTAGTGTATAGTAAAGTTTgtttattaaagaaaaatttaagatgtgATTAATCCTTTAGGGAAAAATGATATTTcaccaatgatacacttattctataGTATTGGTTCTTTTTCTTCAAGTGTCTCTATTTAGTCCCAAATTGTACCTAGTAGTAAGTAGATTTTCCCAAGACatttaatacatttcaaatatctaagttctttatttatttatttttaatttttggacttcaaactatcttttgtatatttcaattagtacaagtatcaaatgttaaaAGAATTTACCTAgcaagtaaatgtgtttagattcatagtaacccttttaggtatttcagcaaCATGAGTTAATGTTAGATTTGATTtatttctttattagattccaagatatgagtatataaggcattgtgaatagtcacttcttttaatagttaaaatcatttatcttctagctaaaagaaacataagactagtaaaaaggaaaagttacacttaataatacaagtaattagtaaggataaatttaattaacattaaatttagaggtaaattgcgtagttaaatattcatatggcaATAGTATTAATTAagatgcaaagagagtttattcaaaaccgaaattattttagcaaatgagtttcaagaaacctactccgtgatcacttagaaaattaaataacaattctaattgagggtaatttaaggagcaaacattagctcccttcaaagtatttgaaattgataaagttattatttgtagaatgtatccaacgataaagttaacgttacttcaagtggaaggagtaattagttatcactttataatcttgcaaaggtattagttcaaaagcaactagaagtttattgattagaattgcttattaggagacttagtattatttacttggttaactagcaactgcttacactcttgtctaatctctttaTTCAAACAactagtaactaagaataatgaaGTTACAAGGAAGTATCTAAgaaggatagctagaagattggagaggattcaacatcaatcTTTGACATTCCAGGTTCTCCTCTCTTGCATTCTCTCATTTACAtgtgaaaaatttatatttttttatatatagattttatCTCTCTGGAatcttcatttatataaaaaaattgctCATCTTAATTGTTTAGAAAGattaatcaaaagaaaatctattttcattataaataaataaataaaattaaaaaaagtaatACACTGATAAaagttctttttcaaaaaaaatgcatatgaatatTTCTTTTTATATATGTAATCTGttttagagaaaaagaaagaaaaatcaaatctttgctttGGCTTTCTTGAATTTTAAAATCTAGAAAAAGGGTCTTTGtgaaaaaaatcttattttccatatGTAATTATCTTCATGTGAATAAACTTATCTTTCTGTGAATATATGTTGATCATCTGTGTataaatctttatttttatttttttattactttCATGTGAATAAACTTATTTCTGTGAGCATATGATTACCTGTGTATAAATCTTACTtctcttatttaatttattcatctgTGTATAGATCTTGTTTTACTCTTTTTGTGAGCATAAAGCATAAAATTGTTCCTTTGTAAACATCTATGAATATAATCTTTCCTTCCCTGTAAATAAATTTTACTCCCTCTctgtgaattaatttaattatttttctatgaACATATACTTGTTCATCTATTTAAGAAAATTTGTATCTCCCTGGGaacatgtgtttttctttctccCTGAATAATATCACTTCTATgagaaacttaaaaaataaaataaaaattattacccATCTCATAATGCATCaaagacaaatttatttatttacttatttattttctttcacttATTGTTCTATGTGAATTAATTATATCTTTTAGTGAATATATAATTTAATTCCTAAATCTATctctgtttatttatttatttatttataaactcagatcaaatcaatatatatagataaatacaataaaaaaataataataaaaatacttATATAAATCTTTTAAGAATTAATGTTACTTAAGTTTCAGGCATGTAGAGTTATTATGGCATGGCAACCATGTTATATCAATTGGTATAACTGCTGttatttttacaattttatttttaatttagttattaataaattattaatataattgatatattataTATAGTTGACTATAATAAGTTTAGGATATAAAATAATATTGGTATATGTTGTCTTAAAATTCAtaccaattgtttataaataacatCTTGTTAATGTTAAATTGATTTGCATTGATTCGAGTTGAgtgaattaaattataatttattaattgttgaatgaatgaattttaatttattagaattatttattttataGTTTGTTTACAtcgttaaaatttaaaattgatttttttgtagtaataatgaaaaaaaaagaaaagaggaggtGGGGGTGCTTTATTTAAAGTAAAATACAATTAggatttacaattaaaatttattttatgtatatatactaagGGGTTTATTTAGATAAAATTTATTCATTAGAATTtggtaattaaaatttatttatgtcaaCATAGTTGAAATCAAATTTATAATCTACTCTTATAAGAAGGGATTTATTCTTTAGTGTATAGTAAAGTTTGTTTAttgaagaaaaatttaagatgTGATTAATCCTTTAGGGAAAAATGATATTTcaccaatgatacacttattctataGTATTGGTTCTTTTTCTTCAAGTGTCTCTATTTAGTCTCAAATTGTACCTAGTAGTAAGTAGATTTTCCCAAGACatttaatacatttcaaatatctaagttctttatttatttatttttaatttttggacttcaaactatcttttgtatatttcaattagtacaagtatcaaattttaaaagaatttacctaacaagtaatgtgtttagattcatagtaacccttttagtTATTTCAGCAACATGAGTTAATGTGTCTCAATTcgaaaggttgattatttgatttgtttccttattagattccaagatatgagtatataaggcattgtgaatagtcacttcttttaatagttaaaatcatttaccttctagctaaaagaaacataagactagtaaaaaggaaaagttacacttaataatacaagtaattagtaaggataaatttaattaacattaaatttagaggtaaattgcgtagttaaatattcatatggtaatagtattaattaggatgcaaagagagtttattcaaaaccgaaattattttagcaaatgagtttcaagaaacctactccatgatcacttagaaaattaaataacaattctaattgagggtaatttaaggagcaaacattagctccctttgaagtatttgaaattgataaagttattatttgtagaatgtatccaacgATAAAGTTAACGTTaattcaagtggaaggagtaattagttatcactttataatcttgcaaaggtattagttcaaaagcaactagaagtttattgattagaattgcttattaggagacttagtattatttacttggttaactagcaagtgcttacactcttgtctaatctcttttttcaaacaattagtaactaagaataatgtggttaatttgaagcttattgttgaatagttgtttccttttcccttcaacaagtgagtattaaattcatttccaaagtataattatttgataatttaaattctatttcaagcaatttagtacctttcaagtattaggactcacatttaaagtagtgttatcatttgtagatgaaatttgtattacttcatatggaagaattagttgggattattattaagtactttccacttcaaacaagtaggtgttaaaattcatttccaaattcttgctattcaatcatttaattttctttcaagcaaattggtactaggattcatacttattgtgtaatggtttgtccaaaacaattatatcttgcaagtaattcaaatcattttcataagttatctttgaaagtatcatggtttccaagaaattagtaatttcatgtatttagttcaagttttcaaatttttaattatcataacttacctttggagaaaatactattccaggtagtcgatttgtttatgttcctttcaattacgtaaaaattcatagtttagtttttaaattcaagcgataattccttgtatataatagtttctttttcataattgtattggtatattgcttcttttaggattcatgaattcaaagttaaattcctagttagataactaaacaagaggagttgaaactaaaaattagcagcgttcggtatctatggtgcctctgggtcacacttacgggtaataccatcgtgttgaactactacacttaatgcctaataaagttgcaataacaacatctatggcatcgtccctctaaatcaccagggagaaataagggtcatttggaagttaaaatccaaggggagggtaatcccccttggatcgataatctaaaaatatgaatttttaaatgaatttacatctgctcagttaaaccttagaaaaccccattagggtttggcggTGTGTGATAATTtggaatttatctatcttgatgatttttcaaagtatgataatggattaagcgtgacgtatttaatagaaaataggaactagttgttttaggccacaagcatgagGTCACCTtcagcctttttgctatagagctaccatcgtgagtagcaaccacagagaaactatctgggacattgaccctagaaagggttgcgtacccaccaaacagtttacattaaaccatatttagaaaccaaaactacatactttacgccttgatcccgtgctgaaatgggtatgtaggcagtctagggacgaagttgtcccttgtactaaggcgttcagggatggggattaggatttggttatgggtgagtagttggttcttgaagctccttggtcttttaatcaaatggtgcaaatactaattgaaaggttaaaattaattcaatgcatactcagaaggaatctcgtataaattcgcttgacttcctgaggctttaggacGAATTCCAAGGtgaaactcaagcttgtttatgtaattattttaatactgctaaggacggtgacctcggtgcactcctagtaggggagtgtagtctttagagagtggctcaggacccagatggtcccaatgagtctaaagtctctagccagagcatatcctattcttatgaataaatgcctaccctgtttgggtagatgcctatcccagattggatagatgaaacctcttgtcccgtatggacagatgcctaacccatatggttagatgcctagtcccatatggatagatgcctaacccgtatggttagatgcccatcccagttggatggatgcctatctcatttggatagatgtacttgagtatgtgattgaataaaaaaaaaaaaagaataagtaagaataagaaatcaatatttttatatattaaaagaaaaaattagttgagtttttggattaagttaagtgggttattacagatGCATTTAAGATATCCATGCGACTTTTGTTTTATTGAGAGACGTAACTATAATGGAGTGTTGAGTGTAGTGGTTGAGTttgtcaaataaaaaatataaaaaagttgATATGTATTTTAAACAATACTTTTAAGTGAATAAAAGAATTTTAATATTATGTATGacacttttcaaaataaaataaacatttacaTACAAATTAAAGAATAAAAGGATCAAACAGACTTTGGATCTTTATACAGCTGTATCAGGTCAGAAGATAAATTTTGATAAATCAAAGGTATACATCTTCAACACTAATTAGATAATATCAACAAAAATAGTTAAAATATTGGGATTTACACTAGAAGAACGTCTAACCGCCTACCTCAGAATACCATTTTTAATGGGATCCAATAAAGCTAGTTATTGAAAATCTATAGTtgaaagaataaaggacaaagttgTTGCATGGAAAACATGATGGCTTTCCCTATCAGGTAAAATCCTACTCATTAAATCTGTCCTTTCTGCAATACCAAATTATTACATTTCAGTTATTAAAGCCCCTAAATTTGTCATCCACCAAATACAAAAACTCATAAGAGACTTCTTATGGAAAAGTAATATGATGGATACTAAAAAGATACCTTT is a genomic window of Cryptomeria japonica chromosome 7, Sugi_1.0, whole genome shotgun sequence containing:
- the LOC131856921 gene encoding G-type lectin S-receptor-like serine/threonine-protein kinase At2g19130, producing the protein MGKGEFGSVFRGALPDNTLVAVKKLEGSTQVEKQFRAEISTIGNIQHVNLVRLCGFCTEGSQRLLVYEYMSNGSLNSFLFAGSQKLLDWKTRFEIALGTARALVYLHEECRDQIIHSDIKPENILLDSDFNAKVADFGLAKLVGRDFSRVLTSMRGTRGYIAPEWIDGLVITSKADMYSFGMMLLEMISGRRNVDMSVKEHTKQYFPIWAATQILNGNMMSVVDERIAIHADVEEVRRDTLASLVCILKDENERPSMAQVILMLQGKMNPDTQQVMRSLQYLVEY